The Episyrphus balteatus chromosome 4, idEpiBalt1.1, whole genome shotgun sequence genome includes a window with the following:
- the LOC129918183 gene encoding cyclin-dependent kinase 12, translating to MDKDRQSVRHKSSKNHTRKSSKKDKRRKRSRTDSLSISDESISRHRHRSTSTKVDKSTKSVNALVEYSDVSSEDFSDPEAGEINDDSIEKTVPPVTKTDSKTTTKGTIDSTSSDDGYSLKRKESLEIEEKVAKMSPSQLRRIIIGSPINSSSNSSSMQKSTTSSDQKRLAEMELAAEEDDIDEYLSTDDNSLLDDDDDDSELEHKRKRKKSKKDKKHKKSKKSKKRKKKRQKSISSIETLSDLEELLERPNYTPPPIGKKSMSMGKSGGSPSDRWNRGATHNSASTYTPMKEVSPLSVETPPLRPNSSNSYYSESASNLPGASGSGGVGSNQHLNVPNTLPTATTSIHVTASSHRRTTPNPKHRTPPMRQMPGSSGKTRYAASPHTPPLYNSSKTKGDMYGSPKVPPMEHYHHHHHRNTGSMGSHHHHHHRQPAGQIESRKINAISPDDRYHHQPATPPHKRRKANEGRTYEARHHVSRQDFHNYNRFNKNKYNFNKRYASPSSPPYAQYSRHSSSSTRSHKHKYTVSSPSPVRSRSPRRDRYSRSRSPRTSSHQYESSSPRKRHSRSRSYSLSPIDEMKQKRLDYSKKISETSLFAELVKDKHKREKALKEIIEKQEENSNGGLINVNDSSLSNDSPTLVKPSEEAGNNDSSSQQQQQRVANGVKLGNNNLDIVNIPMPTGNTVNLDAIDGSAPPVGFLKHPNIGDEAPISNNNSHSSSNDNNNKPNSDRENDVLNKTKVNSKPKSLTALPMPPGVSVADLVNAPTPSPPREDLMPSPKSPTPTPTPEKKIIITKTPASVANKSLLNLPMPPMVPGSEDLSGDDEIIGSPDDMDLVSGARSSNNSDSMKRKRPVILNRRDSRSNVRDWGERCVDVFEIISRIGEGTYGEVYKARDNHTSELVALKKVRLEHEKEGFPITAVREIKILRQLNHRNIVNLHEIVTDKQDALEFRKDKGSFYLVFEYMDHDLMGLLESGMVAFSEENNASIMKQLLDGLNYCHKRNFLHRDIKCSNILMNNKGEVKLADFGLARLYNAEDRERPYTNKVITLWYRSPELLLGEERYGPSIDVWSCGCILGELFMKRPLFQASSEMPQLDTIARLCGSPTPAVWPNVIKLPLFHAIKQKKLHRRRLREEFEFMPTPALDLLDKMLELNPDKRITAEDALKSPWLKNVFPEQMPTPELPTWQDCHELWSKMRRKREKQEQAPVAASGPVVRPSAAIIDSNA from the exons atggacAAAGACCGTCAATCGGTACGTCACAAGTCAAGTAAAAATCACACaagaaaaagttccaaaaaagaCAAAAGACGCAAACGTTCTCGAACCGATTCCCTATCAATCTCAGACGAATCAATATCCCGACATCGTCACCGATCCACTTCCACAAAAGTGGATAAATCAACAAAAAGCGTCAATGCATTGGTCGAATACTCCGATGTAAGTTCGGAAGACTTTTCCGATCCCGAAGCTGGTGAAATCAACGACGATAGTATTGAAAAGACTGTACCGCCAGTCACCAAAACTGACTCAAAAACCACCACCAAGGGGACCATTGACTCAACCAGCAGTGATGATGGCTACAGTCTTAAACGCAAAGAAAGCcttgaaattgaagaaaaagtCGCAAAAATGTCACCTAGCCAATTACGTCGCATCATAATTGGTTCGCCGATAAATTCCTCATCGAATTCATCATCAATGCAAAAGTCCACTACGAGCAGCGATCAAAAACGCCTGGCTGAAATGGAATTGGCAGCCGAAGAAGACGACATCGACGAGTACCTGTCGACAGATGACAATTCATTAttagacgatgatgatgatgattctgAATTGGAGCACAAACGAAAGcgcaaaaaaagcaaaaaagacaaaaaacataaaaaatcaaaaaaatccaaaaaacgcAAGAAGAAGCGACAAAAGTCAATATCCAGCATAGAGACTCTATCCGATTTGGAAGAACTCTTGGAGCGGCCCAATTACACACCACCACCCATTGGCAAGAAATCCATGTCCATGGGCAAGTCTGGTGGCTCGCCATCTGATCGTTGGAATCGTGGTGCAACTCACAACAGTGCTTCAACATACACGCCCATGAAAGAAGTCAGTCCGCTGTCGGTAGAAACGCCACCCTTACGTCCCAACAGTAGTAACAGCTATTACTCAGAGTCAGCCTCGAACTTGCCCGGTGCAAGTGGCAGTGGCGGCGTCGGTAGTAATCAACATCTTAATGTGCCGAATACATTACCCACCGCGACTACCAGCATTCATGTGACAGCTTCATCACATAGGCGCACAACGCCCAATCCCAAGCATCGGACGCCTCCAATGCGCCAAATGCCCGGCAGTAGTGGAAAGACACGGTATGCTGCCTCGCCGCACACACCGCCACTGTACAATAGCAGTAAGACAAAGGGTGACATGTACGGAAGCCCAAAAGTTCCACCCATGGAGCAttatcatcatcaccatcatagGAACACTGGCAGCATGGGAagtcatcaccatcatcatcataggCAGCCAGCGGGCCAAATAGAAtcgagaaaaataaatgcaatatCGCCAG ATGATCGTTATCACCATCAACCCGCCACTCCACCACACAAACGGCGAAAAGCTAATGAGGGCCGTACCTATGAAGCAAGGCATCATGTTTCCCGCCAAGACTTCCACAACTACAACCGGTTCAATAAGAACAAATACAACTTTAACAAGCGTTATGCAAG TCCAAGTAGTCCGCCGTATGCGCAATATAGTCGACACTCATCTTCATCAACACGTTCGCATAAACACAAATACACGGTGTCCAGTCCATCGCCAGTACGATCGAGGTCCCCGAGAAGAGACCGCTACTCACGCAGCCGATCGCCGCGAACCTCCTCACATCAATATGAGTCGTCATCTCCGAGAAAACGCCATTCGCGCTCACGGTCCTATTCTCTTTCGCCCATAGACGAAATGAAACAAAAGCGACTGGATTATAGCAAGAAGATTAGTGAAACGAGCTTATTTGCTGAGCTGGTCAAGGACAAGCATAAGCGAGAGAAGGCTCTAAAG GAAATCATTGAAAAGCAAGAAGAAAATAGCAATGGTGGTTTGATCAATGTTAACGATAGCAGTCTCTCGAATGACTCTCCAACGTTAGTGAAACCTTCAGAGGAAGCAGGTAATAATGATTCCTCCtcacaacagcagcaacagcgCGTAGCGAATGGTGTTAAATTAGGCAATAACAATTTAGATATAGTTAACATTCCTATGCCAACGGGCAACACAGTGAATTTAGACGCAATAGATGGTTCAGCGCCACCTGTAGGTTTCCTCAAACATCCCAATATTGGCGACGAGGCGCCAATAAGTAACAATAATAGCCACAGTAGCAGTaacgataataataataaacccAACTCAGACAGAGAGAATGATGTCTTGAATAAAACCAAAGTCAATAGCAAACCGAAAAGCCTTACAGCGCTACCAATGCCGCCGGGAGTTAGTGTCGCTGATTTAGTTAATGCTCCAACACCTAGTCCTCCACGGGAGGATTTAATGCCGTCGCCTAAATCGCCTACACCAACACCGACGCCTGAGAAGAAAATTATCATTACCAAAACACCTGCTTCTGTTGCAAATAAGAGTCTTTTGAATCTGCCTATGCCTCCAATGGTGCCGGGTAGTGAAGATTTAAGTGGAGATGATGAGATTATAGGTAGTCCGGATGATATGGACTTGGTTAGTGGAGCGCGGAGTTCGAACAATTCCGATTCGATGAAGAGAAAACGACCAGTGATTCTAAATCGTCGAGATTCGAGAAGTAATGTGAGAGATTGGGGCGAACGGTGTgttgatgtttttgaaattatttcaagAATTGGCGAGGGTACATATGGAGAG gtCTACAAAGCTCGTGATAATCACACATCAGAGTtggttgctttgaaaaaagtgcGATTGGAACACGAAAAAGAAGGTTTCCCCATTACAGCTGTGCGTGAAATTAAAATTCTACGCCAACTCAATCATAGAAATATTGTGAATCTTCATGAGATAGTTACTGATAAGCAAGATGCTTTGGAATTCCGCAAAGACAAGGGTTCATTTTACTTGGTCTTTGAGTATATGGATCATGATTTGATGGGATTGTTAGAATCTGGAATGGTGGCGTTTAGTGAGGAAAATAATGCCAGCATTATGAAGCAATTGCTCGATGGATTGAATTACTGCCACAAAAGGAATTTCTTGCACCGAGATATTAAGTGTTCTAATATTTTAATGAACAACAA GGGTGAAGTCAAGTTGGCTGATTTTGGTCTTGCTCGCCTCTACAACGCCGAAGATCGAGAGCGTCCATACACTAATAAAGTCATAACCCTGTGGTATCGATCGCCAGAGCTTCTACTTGGCGAAGAACGTTATGGTCCGTCAATTGACGTTTGGAGCTGTGGCTGTATATTGGGTGAGCTTTTTATGAAACGACCCCTCTTCCAGGCGAGTTCAGAAATGCCCCAATTAGATACAATAGCCCGACTATGTGGTTCACCAACACCCGCTGTCTGGCCGAATGTTATCAAATTGCCTCTCTTCCATGCAATCAAACAAAAGAAACTCCATCGTCGACGATTGCGTGAAGAATTTGAATTTATGCCAACACCTGCGTTAGATTTACTTGATAAAATGCTCGAGCTTAATCCCGATAAGCGGATAACAGCTGAAGATGCGCTCAAATCACCATGGCTAAAGAATGTCTTCCCAGAGca aatgCCAACTCCAGAATTGCCAACATGGCAGGATTGTCACGAACTCTGGAGCAAGATGCGCCGAAAGCGCGAAAAACAAGAACAGGCGCCCGTAGCAGCATCTGGTCCTGTTGTAAGGCCATCAGCGGCCATTATCGATAGCAATGCCTAG